A region of Acidisarcina sp. DNA encodes the following proteins:
- a CDS encoding UvrD-helicase domain-containing protein, with amino-acid sequence MIESEATRYVDSAARAEALDTSDSCIVQAPAGSGKTELLTQRFLQLLSEVDSPDQILAITFTRAATAEMRRRILESMEHAMSDESDPALEPARRALRHAERQGWDLLRNPQLLKIETIDSFCLSLAHRTPLLARLGGTFQPTEAAGALYSLAARRTLQRLGGSNRQLTEAIQTLLELRDNGLAECEQLIANMLARRDQWRHAFVFNEDEDWQSTVRQELEKPMARAIRRVLERLTGMLEAAGENGQDLAELAAFSCRNLQSPECIRHKHNFKRIAALAALDGFPSHAQTDVDAWKAVSAFLLTGGQSWRQRLSIAEGFLADSASEKNRFHALVHRLEAIPGFHEALCEVDSLPPAHYTEEQWVRLSRLFLTLRQATAELRVIFAEQNTVDFVEISFAAAQVLRYRDEVLGETPTEFGLAASDQVRHLLVDEFQDTSRSQQELLQMLVSGWLPGEGRTCFLVGDPMQSIYLFRQAEVELFHHARLHGLGSGPDALPLKNLQLTTNFRSHRGVVDRLNELLEPIFAQGSNPDAASVEFTPSEASDPAFVPDSVHILPNLIAPPASGRVSIEARQQAQEDEASQILTIVEAHLAQIDEAKRNNKSYTIAILSRARNHLLPVAEKLRQSGVRFRAVEMENLGDRQEVLDLTSLLKALLHPMDRVAWLAVLRAPWCGLTLADLHQLCGADDKLLAKIPVLQLLRTRIGLLSADGQQRARRTHMVLEAALEQRYRQSSSQPLAVWLERVWHSLGGHECVDAIAYENAQVFFSMLEKMDADGIGCLGEELRDRLTRLFAQPDPESSESAGIQLMTIHKAKGLGFDIVIVPGLDRQPNGDKAKLLLWLERSIPASDETYAEEGDSEILVAPIGEKGKEADSLYSWVKKQEKMRLDEEQKRLFYVACTRARRELHLLGTALIQAKTDKKTQEVTYSLTAGSPNSLLRTAWPSLEAPFLQALQAWQEKQSATPAPDNLLPFPPLSESPLPGVYDLAAAEEQPATLRRLPESFVPEDFRTNVPVIATYSSDSSPETLFERPAGSIRARAFGVAVHALLEKIARTLAEGTAILRCQQSLAEWRPAIENKLRSEGVSSAQASSLASEVIRAASEALDDEVGRWILSPHLEARNEVSWSGWVKGSLRNVRIDRVFRAGEDVAAPGADVYWIMDYKTASHSASGLAEFLAKEKQEYEPQLAAYAEVLRLLNGPTTRIKLGLYYPLLRKLVSWSA; translated from the coding sequence ATGATTGAGTCGGAAGCTACGCGCTACGTGGACTCCGCGGCGCGCGCTGAGGCCCTCGATACAAGCGACTCCTGCATCGTCCAGGCCCCTGCCGGATCGGGCAAGACCGAACTGCTGACGCAACGCTTTCTGCAATTGCTGAGCGAAGTCGATTCACCGGATCAGATCCTCGCGATCACCTTCACGCGCGCGGCCACTGCGGAGATGCGGCGGCGCATCCTGGAAAGCATGGAACACGCAATGAGCGATGAGAGCGATCCTGCGCTGGAACCAGCGCGGCGGGCGCTGCGCCATGCTGAAAGACAGGGATGGGATCTGCTCCGCAATCCGCAACTGCTCAAAATTGAGACCATCGATTCCTTCTGCCTTTCGCTCGCGCATCGAACGCCACTGCTTGCCCGGCTTGGTGGAACTTTTCAGCCTACCGAGGCCGCGGGAGCGCTGTATTCGCTTGCGGCACGGCGTACCCTGCAGAGACTTGGCGGATCGAACAGGCAGTTAACCGAGGCCATCCAGACCCTGCTCGAACTGCGCGATAACGGACTCGCAGAGTGCGAACAGTTGATCGCGAATATGCTGGCTCGTCGCGATCAATGGCGGCACGCATTCGTCTTCAACGAGGACGAGGATTGGCAGAGCACCGTGCGTCAGGAGCTGGAGAAGCCCATGGCCCGCGCAATTCGACGCGTGCTGGAGAGGCTCACCGGCATGCTCGAGGCAGCGGGTGAGAATGGCCAAGACTTAGCAGAACTCGCCGCATTTTCCTGCCGAAACCTGCAATCGCCGGAATGTATCAGACACAAGCACAATTTCAAGAGGATCGCCGCTCTTGCTGCCCTTGACGGCTTCCCTTCTCACGCGCAAACAGATGTAGATGCCTGGAAGGCGGTCTCTGCTTTTCTGTTGACGGGCGGCCAAAGCTGGCGTCAAAGACTTTCTATCGCTGAAGGATTCCTCGCCGATTCCGCGTCGGAAAAGAACAGATTCCACGCACTCGTGCACCGGCTGGAGGCTATCCCCGGCTTCCATGAGGCACTCTGCGAGGTCGATAGCCTTCCGCCCGCGCATTACACCGAGGAGCAGTGGGTGCGGCTCTCCCGGCTCTTCCTCACGCTGCGGCAGGCCACCGCGGAGCTGCGTGTCATCTTCGCCGAACAGAACACTGTGGATTTTGTCGAGATTAGCTTCGCAGCCGCGCAGGTTCTGCGGTATCGCGACGAGGTGCTGGGCGAAACTCCGACTGAATTCGGGCTGGCTGCCAGCGATCAAGTGCGGCACCTGCTGGTGGATGAATTTCAGGACACCTCTCGCAGCCAGCAGGAGCTGTTGCAGATGCTGGTGAGCGGGTGGCTGCCGGGTGAGGGCCGCACCTGCTTCCTGGTTGGGGATCCGATGCAGTCGATCTATTTATTTCGTCAGGCAGAGGTCGAACTCTTTCACCATGCCCGCCTGCACGGATTAGGCTCCGGTCCGGATGCACTGCCACTGAAAAACCTGCAACTCACAACCAACTTTCGCTCGCACCGTGGCGTGGTGGATCGCCTCAACGAACTTCTCGAACCCATCTTCGCGCAAGGCTCCAACCCGGATGCGGCTTCGGTGGAGTTCACCCCGTCGGAAGCCAGCGATCCCGCCTTCGTTCCCGACAGCGTACACATCCTGCCGAATCTTATCGCACCACCGGCCTCGGGCCGTGTCTCCATCGAAGCCCGGCAGCAGGCACAGGAAGACGAAGCCAGCCAGATCCTCACCATTGTCGAAGCGCATCTTGCACAAATCGACGAAGCGAAACGTAACAATAAGAGTTACACAATTGCCATCCTATCTCGCGCGCGCAATCACCTTCTGCCAGTGGCGGAGAAGTTGCGCCAATCCGGCGTCCGCTTTCGTGCCGTCGAGATGGAAAACCTCGGTGACCGGCAGGAGGTGCTTGACCTCACCTCACTGCTGAAGGCCCTGCTGCACCCGATGGACAGGGTGGCGTGGCTCGCAGTGCTGCGCGCGCCATGGTGCGGGCTTACGCTCGCAGATCTGCATCAGCTCTGCGGCGCGGACGACAAGCTCCTGGCGAAGATTCCAGTGCTCCAGTTGCTGCGAACGCGCATTGGCTTGTTGAGTGCGGATGGACAGCAGCGAGCCCGCCGAACCCACATGGTTCTTGAAGCGGCTCTAGAGCAGCGCTATCGCCAATCGTCTTCGCAGCCTCTTGCCGTGTGGCTGGAACGCGTATGGCACAGCCTTGGCGGGCATGAGTGTGTGGACGCCATCGCGTATGAGAATGCACAGGTCTTCTTCAGCATGCTGGAAAAGATGGATGCCGACGGCATCGGATGCCTGGGGGAAGAGCTGAGAGACCGGCTTACGCGGCTCTTTGCTCAGCCTGATCCGGAGTCGAGCGAATCGGCAGGCATCCAGTTAATGACCATCCACAAGGCAAAGGGACTTGGATTCGACATCGTGATCGTGCCAGGCCTGGACCGCCAGCCCAATGGAGACAAGGCAAAGTTGCTATTGTGGCTGGAGCGCTCGATTCCGGCGTCTGACGAAACATACGCGGAAGAGGGAGACAGCGAGATTCTGGTGGCGCCCATCGGAGAAAAGGGGAAGGAGGCGGACTCGCTCTACTCCTGGGTAAAGAAGCAGGAGAAGATGCGCCTCGACGAAGAACAGAAGCGGCTCTTCTATGTAGCTTGCACACGCGCCCGGCGCGAGTTACACCTGCTGGGAACCGCGCTCATTCAGGCGAAAACCGATAAGAAGACGCAGGAAGTCACCTATTCGCTTACTGCTGGAAGCCCCAACAGCTTGTTGCGAACTGCATGGCCGAGTCTGGAAGCACCTTTTCTTCAAGCTCTACAAGCATGGCAAGAGAAGCAGTCTGCAACACCCGCGCCCGACAACCTGCTTCCCTTCCCGCCTCTTTCAGAGTCTCCGCTGCCTGGCGTTTACGACCTGGCAGCCGCTGAGGAGCAGCCCGCTACTCTTCGGCGGTTGCCGGAAAGCTTTGTTCCGGAAGATTTCCGAACTAATGTACCTGTCATTGCGACATATTCTTCCGATAGTTCCCCGGAGACTCTCTTTGAGCGTCCGGCAGGCTCCATCCGGGCACGAGCGTTCGGTGTCGCCGTGCATGCACTCCTTGAAAAAATCGCACGAACCCTCGCCGAAGGCACAGCCATTCTTCGCTGTCAGCAGAGCCTTGCTGAATGGCGGCCTGCGATTGAGAATAAGCTTCGGTCAGAGGGAGTCTCGAGCGCGCAGGCGTCCTCCCTCGCAAGCGAAGTCATCCGCGCAGCCTCTGAGGCGCTGGACGACGAGGTGGGAAGGTGGATACTCTCTCCCCACCTGGAAGCGCGGAATGAAGTTTCATGGAGCGGATGGGTGAAGGGCTCCCTGCGCAATGTGCGCATTGACCGCGTCTTTCGCGCTGGAGAAGACGTTGCCGCCCCAGGCGCGGACGTCTATTGGATCATGGATTATAAAACCG